DNA from Streptococcus parasuis:
CCGTCCATATCAAGGGCGATGAGTTTTATCATAATATCCTCCTTGTTTTCAATAAGACTAGTATAGCACAAATTAATAATAGAAAGTAATCTAGAGGGGTATGGGATTGGGGATAAACCGCTTCTTCAGTTTTGATTTGATTCACGGAGTCTTATTTTGTAAAAAGTCTATAAGGTTTTTGATAAAATTTTTATCATTAACTAGTGATTCATGGTATAATTAATGTATCGAAAGTAATAAATTGTTTTGGAGGGAAGTAAATGTCGAAAAGCATAAAAGATAGGCTGATTTTTGCAGGTTTAATGTCATTAATGATGTCATCAGTGATGACTGCCTGGAACTTATGGTGGGCAGATCGGTTAAGCTTCCAGATATTTGTACCTGCCTATTTGACAGCGGTTCTCGTCTCATTTATTGTTGTACAAATTGTTAATCCACTGGTGTCTATATGGACAGTTTATTTACAAACCAAGATTTCAAATGTGAAACAAATGAACTTTCTAATTAGCGGTTTTCGTTCCATTCTTATGGGGCTTGCAATGGGGTTATTTGGTCTATACATGAGCAAGCTACCCTTTCAAATACCTTTGTATCTTACTCGTTTTTCTAGAAATATCATTATCTCATTTCCACTAAGTTATTTTCTAGTCCGTCCTTTAGCTGGAAAAATTGTCGTAAGATTTCATCATAATATAAATAATTAGTTGAATTTTTCAACATGATAAAATTTGAAAAGCTGACTTTTGAAAATTGAAATTGTTACATATGTTTGGATAATTAATAGGAATAGTTAATAAAATAATATATGGGGATGTAGGTGCCTTCATGACATTACTATGTTGCTCGAATATTTGTGTTCTATTAAAGAACAAAACTGTTGATAATTCAATGATGAAATTTTTGTTTCGATTTATTACAGAATCCATGTTTTGTAAGGATTAAAAAAATATAGATAATGGAAACATCGGTTATTGGCCGGTGTTTTTTGGTATAATAAGAAAATAGAAGAGGAGT
Protein-coding regions in this window:
- a CDS encoding DUF2798 domain-containing protein; the encoded protein is MSKSIKDRLIFAGLMSLMMSSVMTAWNLWWADRLSFQIFVPAYLTAVLVSFIVVQIVNPLVSIWTVYLQTKISNVKQMNFLISGFRSILMGLAMGLFGLYMSKLPFQIPLYLTRFSRNIIISFPLSYFLVRPLAGKIVVRFHHNINN